The Kordia sp. SMS9 DNA window TCTCCAGTTGTATCATTTTTTAAAACAGTTCCGGGCATATTTCTTATTCCAGCATCATTTTCTATAATTGTTTTTTGTAAAAGCTCAATATCTTTCAATTTTAAAAAACCTTGCTTACGCAATAAATCATATCCTAAAAAAATTGCTTTTCTGTAGTTGATCACCTCTTTTACTTGTGGTGTCTGTTTTTGAGCTATTGTTAGTGCTTTGTATAATTCGTCTTGTGTAGTAATTATATTTTCAATTTCTGAACTATCTTTTGCCTCTTGAAGAACTATTGCATTTATTAGCATCTCTTGATTAGGCATCGTTTGTGCTATTCCTTTTAACTCTCCTAATGATTTTGATGCAATACTAAGCTGTCTAAGTGTATTTAAAGTTTCTACTTTCTCTCTTTTTGGTGGTAATTTATCAAGGCTGTTTACCTGGTGCATTTTATCCCGTATATGTGTTATATGTACCAAAAATACAAAATAAAGTACATATTTTGAGGTTTTGAGATTTTTTGTCTCAAAAATGAATCGCTTAGAAGTTATACCGTTTACTCCTCCAAAACCTCAAAAGCCAATTTCTTCTTCCCATCCGAATCAATAAGTCCAAATTTTTTCTGTGGATTCGTTCGCCAAGGACGATTGCCGACAACCGAACTTGGAATGTCTTTAAAATCGTATAAAGTCCAAGCTATATACGAGATATTTTCTGCTTTTAAAACGACTTCCATTTCTTTGTAATAGTTGGCTTGTTTTTTCTCCGATCCTGCAAATGGTTTCCAAAATCCGCCATACGAAGATTGTCCAAATTCGCCTAAAACAATAGGTTTGTCAATGATTTTTGACTTTAAATTGGCATACTCCTGCGTAAAATCTGCAGCAGCGTTGTAATAGTGAAAAGACACAAAATCGAGCTTATCTTGCAGTAAATGTGCATTTTCCGTGTTGGACCAACCAATGGTAGTCAAATGTTGGTTATCAATAGATTTTACAAGCGAAATCATACTTTCCAACCAAGCCAATACGTTTTGTTTTCCACGCGATTCAAAGTCCAAATTGGGTTCGTTTTTGATGTCCCACGCTAAAATTGCTTCGTGGTTTTTAAAGTTGGAAATAATGGTTTCTGCGTGTCGTTGTGTTAGTGTCCAATCTAAAATTTCATAATTTCCGTAGAAGTCAAAAAGTGTCACCACCGCTTTGAGTTGTTTGCTTTCGGCAGCATCTAACACTTGCTGTAATTTTTGCAGCTTTTCCTCTTTTACATTTGCTTTGCCAAAGTCTTCGTATGGAATGAAAATTCGGATCGTATTGAAACCTGCATCTTTCATAATATCGAAGTCTTTTTTGATGATTTCTAGGTCAAATTGATCGCCAAACATATCCCACGGCGTTGCTTGCGGATAGTAATTGATTCCTTTTATATGCAGGTTAGAAATCGCTTGGGTTTCCGCAACTTTTTCATCAGTTTGCACACTTTCTTTGACCAAATGCCGCACACGCCAAAAACCATCTTCTAAGAGTAAAACAACTTTGTATGTTGCCGTTTCCGTAGTTTCCATCACAAACATTCCATCTTTGTATAACTGCTTGTATTCCAACA harbors:
- a CDS encoding glycoside hydrolase family 2 TIM barrel-domain containing protein is translated as MVTADKNIMRSFLVLTYVVIISMLIFLISSAFTYLNTGADRSKMLHTEVKKADVYLPKMNWANDGNEGRKLDNQTLAKIESDYLNAWYVKHVAYKTNQTMGIDDYYTENARKNVINFVSQNQQQNISVHATTLSHQPNIEFFSEDGQLIVLTDENVLEYKQLYKDGMFVMETTETATYKVVLLLEDGFWRVRHLVKESVQTDEKVAETQAISNLHIKGINYYPQATPWDMFGDQFDLEIIKKDFDIMKDAGFNTIRIFIPYEDFGKANVKEEKLQKLQQVLDAAESKQLKAVVTLFDFYGNYEILDWTLTQRHAETIISNFKNHEAILAWDIKNEPNLDFESRGKQNVLAWLESMISLVKSIDNQHLTTIGWSNTENAHLLQDKLDFVSFHYYNAAADFTQEYANLKSKIIDKPIVLGEFGQSSYGGFWKPFAGSEKKQANYYKEMEVVLKAENISYIAWTLYDFKDIPSSVVGNRPWRTNPQKKFGLIDSDGKKKLAFEVLEE